tattataattatCAGGACAATGTTAAAACTTCATATACGATGAAAAgattatataaatgaaaacttACGGTGTGTACTCGACGCGGATGTTACCGGCATCAGTATTAGCGATAACCCGGAAAGCATCGCGAGAGAGATTAAGGTCACCGTTGCAAGGCTCGCGGCAGAAATCAACTACCCTCACGTCAACGGTACGACCGGTGCATGCCCTAGGGAAGTTGTATGTAGCTCCAATGCATCGAACCCTGTACCTCCGACCACAAGCTCGACCTCCTTGGTACAGATTACTCCTGACTCCAACCACCATCGTCTCACGTTGTGTTCCATAACACGCAGACCCTAATTAAACCGCATCATTAACTCGTAGTTAATGATATGTTTATTAACGTATGAAACAAAGATATGTATGGTTGTATATAGTACGCACTAGTGTAGGGAGGGTTGTAATAGACAGCTCTTCCTTGAGCAGCTTCAGCAATTGGAGCTAAGATTTGTGCAAACACCATCACCACTACCACAAATTTTACCAccatttttatcatttttcttttattttgtttttggcttgttTGTGAATAATTAATGAAGCTAAGGAAGAGTGTATTTATATAATTGGATTTCAAAGACTATAGATAAAAAGGAAAAGTCTTTGATCTACGTCAAGTCTTCCACTACTTATTGTATTGATTTCATATGGGACAATTGGTTTCTTACTCCACCTATATTTTCTTAGTCAATTAAgtgaatatgaatatatgatgatgTAAAGGAAAATTCCAAGAGGATTTGAAATTTaaagtatacttttttttcaaaattttgtttgaattcttttggttttgttttggcagagaaaaaataattaggatTGTATTTGACTATAAGGTACCAAGGAAATTTCCAAGAAACTAGAGAGTAAGAGAGGGGGTGAGGTTTAAAGCTCTATTTcttcaacaaaattttaaaataagaaccaAGCAATTCACATAATATGGTGATCACTCATtctacaaaatctaaaactatgGCAATATATTGAAGCTCTAACCCCAAAACAATATCTTTTACGAGAATGATGTAAATCCAAATTTGTcaaaatatgtgatttttttattcaaaattaatgaAGAACGATTGTCTATTATTTCAGatctattttctaatatatctCAAAATGTTTTCTAACAAAgtcagataaaaaaaacaaaaacagttttgTTGACTTCTTTTACCAAAGAGAGACAAAACTCTCGTTGTCGTGTCTCACTTAAACCCGCGTTTTATGGATTTCAACATTTTGTGAGACAGTTTTGCTTAATGGGCTGAACTGGCCCAAATATCTATATAGTTAAACCGAAGAGTTGACTCAATTGAACCGGATAAACACAAATACTCATTACACTTTCTTCTAGCTGAGGAAGAGTTTTGAGACTTGAGATAACGATTGCCCTTACCGAGGAAGTTGCCTTTGTCGGCTTGTCACACTATTATTCACTAAAGATTCGTTATAGATACTAGTACagtataattttgttaaaggtTTACAACACTAAAACGTTTTAAGTATTATtgtcatttgtgtttttttttctttcttactattaaattattttgtagagTGTGCACAAAACGAGATGATGGACCAGAATATGTAATTGTGTTTGTAGTATTGTTGTGTTTTATCAACATGCCGCACATATAAGGCCTACGCACatattgttaaagaaaaaaaacaaagaatttatGAAATGAAAATGATTGATTGAGATACAAATAACCGTGAACGAGTATTTAGATAAAATACCGGTTTCATAGGTCTCCCAAGTACGAATATTACTTTTTGAAACTTAAATTACAACTTCGAATATTCCATCTTTTTCCATAAACCATAGTCATAATCATAAAGAGTGAGATATGATAATATTTGCTTTTCCTTcaagataatatataaaataattatcgGATAAGAAGATATTTactaacataaattaatttattttatggcTCGATGCACAATACTACTGACTACATATAAATTATAGACATGGAATGGAGCCAACAAAACGAAACCATATACTTTACTATTAAAGTCTCTTTATCACATGATCCAAAGccaaaaagtataaataaaaaagtctcTCGTCGTCACATGTGACATGACCGTTTTTACAAAACGTTATTGGATGAGAATTCCAGTTTTTGCCTAAATTTCGCAAACTCAAAATATCTCTGATTCAGTTAACTAAAAACATCAACTCGTTTCCTTGTTTAGGCATTCGTATTAGTTTctgttaaaccaaaaaaaaaacacacacgaCACGAGAAgtcagaatatattttttttatttctttttcgaTGCCTCCGACCAATGATTACCGAATCTACGGCGAGCCACCGTCTACTTCGCCGTCTCCTCCACCGCCAAAGCCGAAAACAAGGATTCTCTCTTTATTCCTCGTTGGTGTAATCATGTTTTcgatcttttctctcttcctcgtCCTTATCGGCATCgcctctgttcttcttctccctctcctcctctcttctctccatCGTCACCACCGACGTCGCCGACGTAACCGTCGACAAGATTCCTCAGATGGGTTATCTTCAAGATTCGTGAAAAAGCTTCCTCAATTCAGATTCTCCGAACCCACGTCCTGCACATATACACGGTACGGAAGCGATTGCGTGGTTTGTTTCGATGGATTCAGACAGGGACAGTG
The Camelina sativa cultivar DH55 chromosome 15, Cs, whole genome shotgun sequence DNA segment above includes these coding regions:
- the LOC109124519 gene encoding EG45-like domain containing protein 2 isoform X1, coding for MIKMVVKFVVVVMVFAQILAPIAEAAQGRAVYYNPPYTRSACYGTQRETMVVGVRSNLYQGGRACGRRYRVRCIGATYNFPRACTGRTVDVRVVDFCREPCNGDLNLSRDAFRVIANTDAGNIRVEYTPI
- the LOC109124519 gene encoding EG45-like domain containing protein 2 isoform X2; amino-acid sequence: MIKMVVKFVVVVMVFAQILAPIAEAAQGRAVYYNPPYTRSACYGTQRETMVVGVRSNLYQGGRACGRRYRVRCIGATYNFPRACTGRTVDVRVVDFCREPCNGDLNLSRDAFRVIANTDAGNIRVEYTP
- the LOC104747713 gene encoding RING-H2 finger protein ATL56 produces the protein MPPTNDYRIYGEPPSTSPSPPPPKPKTRILSLFLVGVIMFSIFSLFLVLIGIASVLLLPLLLSSLHRHHRRRRRNRRQDSSDGLSSRFVKKLPQFRFSEPTSCTYTRYGSDCVVCFDGFRQGQWCRNLPGCGHVFHRKCVDTWLLKSSTCPICRARVRLREEDAQEGEVWRCFSRRRSSLLDL